One Bradyrhizobium zhanjiangense DNA segment encodes these proteins:
- the flbT gene encoding flagellar biosynthesis repressor FlbT, giving the protein MALKVELKPHERIIVGNSVITNTDQRARLLIDGENVPILRERDILTPETADTPAKLVYLAVQLMYISPDPQTQHGTYFNLVRDIVTAVPSSWPIIEGINNNIMSGDLYRALKEARKLIAYEDKLRDQYKATHPNGDVSSAA; this is encoded by the coding sequence ATGGCTCTCAAGGTCGAGCTTAAACCGCACGAACGGATCATCGTCGGCAACTCCGTGATCACCAACACGGACCAGCGCGCACGTCTTCTGATCGACGGCGAGAACGTGCCGATCCTGCGCGAGCGCGACATCCTCACGCCGGAGACCGCCGACACCCCCGCCAAGCTCGTCTATCTGGCGGTTCAGCTGATGTACATTTCGCCGGATCCGCAGACTCAGCACGGCACCTACTTCAATCTCGTGCGTGACATCGTCACCGCGGTGCCGAGCTCCTGGCCGATCATCGAAGGCATCAACAACAACATCATGAGCGGCGACCTCTATCGGGCCCTCAAGGAGGCCCGCAAGCTGATCGCCTATGAAGACAAGCTGCGCGATCAGTACAAAGCCACCCATCCGAACGGCGACGTCAGTTCGGCCGCCTGA
- the flgK gene encoding flagellar hook-associated protein FlgK: MGLSSALASAMSGLRANQAALSIVSSNVANSQTPGYIVQTPNQIEVTTGDFGSTAMTTGVSRELDSYVLNQLRTETGGSGYADQMANILKQLQNVYGTPGNDGTLESALNKFTTALQALSTSSGASSAQTVALGAAQALAQQLNVTTKGIQSLRSNVEQDLGTSALAANAAMQKVADINTKLQGLSANDPSAATLMDQRDQAINTLSKYVDVRVTTDGSNQANIYTTTGIQLVGAGLASQFSFASTGALSATSLYNSDPAKSGVGALTIKLPNGSQLDVVANNVVSSGQIAADLKLRDQTLVQAQTQLDQLAATMSSALSDKTTAGSTVSGPPAGFDLDLAGAQPGNTVNITYTDTATNTQRQITLVNVTDPAALPLQNATNANPMRIGVNFSGGMGAIASALNTALSGTHLSFAAAPSPATATTLRVTDDNTGLAKVNSASTIKTISSLTSGNPQLPLFTDGGQALYTGAITASGSQMTGLAGRIAVNTQLVSDPTRLSVYNTSPVTPAGDTTRSDYLYSQLTSAVFSYSPQTGLGSANQPFTGSVSNYLQQFLSIQANAATQATQLQQGQSVVVSTLQAKFDSTSKVNLDSEMSNLIQLQNAYAANAHVMSVVQSMMNTLLQAQV, translated from the coding sequence ATGGGTTTGAGTTCAGCCCTCGCCAGTGCGATGAGCGGTTTGCGTGCCAACCAGGCCGCGCTCTCGATCGTCTCGTCGAACGTCGCAAATTCGCAGACGCCGGGTTATATCGTTCAGACGCCGAACCAGATCGAGGTCACCACCGGCGACTTCGGCTCGACGGCGATGACCACTGGCGTCAGCCGCGAGCTCGACAGCTACGTGCTGAACCAGCTGCGGACCGAGACCGGCGGCAGCGGCTACGCCGACCAGATGGCCAACATCCTTAAGCAGCTTCAGAATGTCTACGGCACGCCGGGCAACGACGGCACGCTCGAAAGCGCGCTCAACAAATTCACCACGGCACTCCAGGCGTTGTCGACCAGTTCGGGCGCCTCGTCGGCGCAGACCGTTGCGCTGGGCGCGGCGCAGGCGCTGGCGCAGCAGCTCAACGTCACCACCAAGGGCATCCAGTCGCTGCGCTCCAATGTCGAGCAGGATCTCGGCACCTCGGCGCTAGCCGCCAACGCGGCGATGCAGAAGGTCGCCGATATCAACACCAAGCTCCAGGGCCTGTCGGCCAACGACCCCTCGGCGGCCACGCTGATGGACCAGCGCGACCAGGCCATCAACACGCTGTCGAAATATGTCGACGTCCGCGTCACCACCGACGGCTCGAACCAGGCCAACATCTACACCACGACCGGCATTCAGCTCGTCGGTGCCGGGCTCGCCTCGCAATTCTCTTTTGCGTCCACCGGCGCGCTCTCGGCAACGTCGCTCTACAACAGCGATCCGGCCAAGTCCGGTGTCGGCGCGCTCACGATCAAGCTGCCGAACGGCTCGCAGCTCGACGTCGTCGCCAACAACGTGGTGTCTTCCGGCCAGATCGCGGCCGATCTGAAGCTGCGCGACCAGACCCTGGTGCAGGCGCAGACCCAGCTCGATCAGCTCGCCGCGACGATGTCGAGCGCGCTGTCCGACAAGACCACGGCCGGCAGTACGGTCTCGGGCCCGCCGGCCGGATTCGATCTCGACCTTGCCGGTGCGCAGCCTGGCAATACCGTCAACATCACCTATACGGACACGGCGACCAATACCCAGCGCCAGATCACGCTCGTCAACGTGACCGATCCGGCGGCGCTACCGCTGCAGAACGCGACGAATGCCAACCCGATGCGGATCGGTGTCAACTTCTCCGGCGGCATGGGAGCGATCGCGTCTGCGCTCAATACCGCGCTATCAGGCACGCATCTGTCGTTCGCCGCCGCCCCATCGCCGGCGACGGCCACGACCCTGCGGGTGACCGATGACAACACCGGTCTTGCCAAGGTCAATTCGGCCTCGACCATCAAGACGATCTCGTCGCTGACCTCGGGCAATCCGCAGCTGCCGCTGTTCACCGACGGCGGGCAGGCGCTCTACACCGGTGCCATCACCGCGTCGGGCTCGCAGATGACCGGCCTTGCCGGGCGCATCGCCGTGAACACGCAGCTGGTTTCCGATCCGACCCGGCTGTCGGTCTACAATACCTCGCCGGTGACGCCCGCGGGCGACACCACGCGTTCGGATTATCTCTATTCGCAGCTCACCAGTGCGGTGTTCTCCTATTCGCCGCAGACCGGCCTCGGCTCGGCGAACCAGCCCTTTACCGGCAGCGTTTCGAACTACCTCCAGCAGTTCCTGAGCATCCAGGCCAATGCCGCGACCCAGGCGACCCAGCTCCAGCAGGGCCAAAGCGTGGTGGTCTCGACGCTCCAGGCGAAGTTCGACTCGACCTCCAAAGTCAATCTGGATTCGGAGATGTCGAACCTGATCCAGCTCCAGAATGCCTATGCCGCCAACGCTCACGTGATGTCGGTGGTGCAGAGCATGATGAACACGTTGCTCCAGGCTCAAGTGTAG
- a CDS encoding pyridoxal phosphate-dependent decarboxylase family protein encodes MNEIIRNTQSSVTHTSLDPQDWSEFRALARRMLDEAIDGIANVRARPVWQPIPDEVRAAFKADVPREASDLADVYREFAAHVAPYATGNVHPGFMGWVHGGGTAVGMLAEMLAAGLNANLGGRDHMPIEVERQIVAWMRRLFAFPEDASGIFVTGTSMANLMAVLVARTNALGTLARQHGIGNDGALFTAYTSHAAHGCISRAMDIAGLGTDALRKIGVDADHRIDVAALRAQIAVDREVGFKPFLVVASAGTVDVGAIDDLRTIAELCREEGIWFHVDGAFGALAILSPELAPLLGGIELADSIALDFHKWGQVPYDAGFLLVRDGEQHRQAFAQPAAYLSREARGLAAGTVWPCDLGPDLSRGFRALKTWFTLKTFGTDRLGAVIARSCALAKYLEARILAEPRLELLAPVNLNIVCFRYRAGDAVNREVVADIQESGIAAPSSTTLDGKFAIRAAIVNHRTEETDIDALVAAVLKFGAQRSGGLIEVEAPPLAAQ; translated from the coding sequence ATGAACGAGATCATCCGCAACACCCAAAGCTCCGTCACCCACACCTCGCTCGATCCGCAGGACTGGAGCGAATTTCGCGCGCTGGCCCGTCGCATGTTAGACGAGGCGATCGATGGCATCGCCAATGTTCGTGCGCGCCCCGTCTGGCAGCCGATCCCCGACGAGGTCCGCGCGGCATTCAAAGCCGACGTGCCGCGCGAGGCGAGCGACCTTGCCGATGTCTATCGTGAATTTGCCGCGCATGTCGCGCCCTATGCGACCGGCAACGTCCACCCGGGCTTCATGGGCTGGGTCCATGGCGGCGGCACCGCGGTCGGCATGCTCGCGGAGATGCTGGCAGCCGGCCTCAATGCCAATCTCGGCGGACGCGACCACATGCCGATCGAGGTTGAGCGCCAGATCGTCGCGTGGATGCGCCGCCTGTTCGCCTTTCCGGAAGACGCGAGCGGCATCTTCGTCACGGGCACGTCGATGGCCAATCTGATGGCGGTGCTGGTGGCACGTACGAACGCACTCGGCACGCTGGCGCGCCAGCACGGTATCGGCAATGACGGCGCACTGTTTACGGCCTATACGTCGCACGCTGCACATGGCTGCATCTCGCGGGCGATGGACATTGCCGGGCTCGGCACGGATGCGCTACGCAAGATCGGTGTCGATGCCGATCATCGCATCGATGTTGCCGCGCTGCGCGCGCAGATCGCTGTTGACCGCGAGGTCGGCTTCAAGCCGTTCCTGGTGGTCGCGTCTGCGGGTACGGTCGATGTCGGCGCGATCGACGATCTCAGAACAATCGCGGAGCTGTGCCGCGAGGAAGGGATCTGGTTTCACGTCGACGGTGCCTTCGGTGCGCTCGCAATTCTCTCGCCTGAGCTCGCGCCACTGCTCGGCGGCATCGAGCTCGCCGATTCCATTGCGCTCGATTTCCACAAATGGGGACAGGTGCCGTACGATGCCGGCTTCCTGCTGGTGCGCGACGGCGAGCAGCATCGGCAGGCCTTTGCGCAGCCGGCGGCCTATCTCAGTCGCGAGGCGAGGGGGCTTGCGGCCGGCACGGTCTGGCCCTGCGATCTCGGCCCCGATCTGTCGCGCGGCTTCCGCGCGCTGAAGACCTGGTTCACGCTGAAGACGTTCGGGACCGATCGCCTCGGCGCGGTGATCGCGCGAAGCTGCGCGCTGGCAAAATATCTGGAGGCGCGCATTCTGGCCGAGCCGCGGCTGGAATTGCTGGCGCCGGTGAACCTCAACATCGTCTGCTTCCGGTATCGCGCAGGCGACGCGGTCAACCGCGAGGTTGTCGCCGACATCCAGGAGTCCGGCATCGCGGCACCGTCGAGCACGACGCTGGACGGCAAGTTCGCGATCCGCGCGGCGATCGTCAATCATCGCACCGAGGAAACAGACATCGATGCGCTGGTTGCGGCCGTGCTCAAGTTCGGCGCGCAGCGCAGCGGCGGCCTGATCGAGGTCGAGGCGCCGCCGCTCGCGGCGCAGTGA
- a CDS encoding flagellar protein has translation MSISSINYSSSILGAQIRNINEQLTDLSTQLSTGKLSQNYSGMGTNEGFAIAGRAQLSNIAAYTDTITNVNVSINLANTALQSLTKIRNTVQTGSASTAQDLNVNGQTVAQNTAAAQFGSMVGVLNTQTGSRYLFSGTAVNTQSVADAGDIINGTTTQAGFKTVMAERQAADLGANGMGRLVQTQPTPSSVRVSEDVAGSPFGLKIKAVSSTLTGATVTGPSGSPVSFSVDLNGVNPNNGDKLSVQFTLPDGTTEQIDLTASTATPTPLGSFAIDASVPVNPNNTAANLNTALNTAITKLANTSLVAASAVVAGDNFFDTASSAIGTPVNNQAAPPAPVTGATALSGASPSDSISPGFVAGDTITINGTTLTFVSSGATGNQLNVTDSIQTLLSKIDQITGTSKPSTAHGGSITINTDDAARLNITSSNTGALVSLGFGSTPVIATQPPLRVGSFPASSATTLVNGSANTVKWYLGNDGPGSPRSTAMARVDDAVTVQYGAQANEDAIRRQLQAIAVFGTFSTSPTGQYSGGQVSALSLRVTQALTQQPGQQRIEDIQTDIAMAQNTMKDATTRQTQAKAQLQTIIDQAESASPDQVASQILALQNALQASYQVTSNLAQLSLVKFL, from the coding sequence ATGTCGATCAGCAGCATCAACTACTCTTCGTCGATTCTCGGCGCGCAGATCCGCAACATCAATGAGCAGCTCACGGATCTGTCGACGCAACTCTCGACCGGCAAGCTGTCGCAGAACTATTCCGGCATGGGCACCAACGAGGGCTTTGCGATCGCCGGACGCGCGCAGCTCTCCAACATCGCCGCCTATACCGACACGATCACCAACGTCAATGTCAGCATCAACCTCGCCAATACCGCGCTGCAGTCGCTGACGAAGATCCGCAACACGGTGCAGACGGGCTCGGCCAGCACCGCGCAAGACCTCAACGTCAACGGCCAGACGGTCGCGCAGAACACCGCCGCCGCCCAGTTCGGCTCGATGGTCGGCGTTCTCAACACGCAGACGGGCAGCCGCTATCTGTTCTCCGGAACGGCCGTCAACACCCAGTCGGTCGCGGATGCCGGCGACATCATCAATGGCACCACGACGCAGGCGGGCTTCAAGACCGTCATGGCGGAGCGCCAGGCCGCCGATCTCGGCGCCAATGGCATGGGCCGCCTGGTGCAGACGCAGCCGACGCCGAGCTCGGTGCGGGTGTCGGAGGACGTCGCCGGATCGCCGTTCGGGCTCAAGATCAAGGCGGTCTCTTCGACGCTGACAGGTGCGACCGTCACCGGCCCGAGCGGCTCGCCGGTGTCGTTCTCGGTCGATCTCAACGGCGTCAACCCGAACAACGGCGACAAGCTCAGCGTCCAGTTCACGCTACCGGACGGCACGACCGAGCAGATCGACCTGACCGCCTCGACGGCGACGCCGACCCCGCTCGGCAGCTTCGCGATCGACGCGAGCGTCCCCGTCAACCCGAACAACACGGCCGCGAACCTCAACACGGCGCTGAACACCGCGATCACCAAGCTCGCCAACACCTCGCTGGTGGCGGCATCCGCGGTGGTCGCCGGCGACAATTTCTTCGACACGGCGAGCTCTGCGATCGGCACGCCCGTCAACAACCAGGCTGCGCCGCCGGCCCCCGTCACCGGCGCGACGGCACTGTCCGGCGCGAGCCCGTCGGACTCGATCTCGCCGGGCTTCGTCGCCGGCGACACCATCACCATCAACGGCACCACGCTGACCTTCGTCAGCTCGGGTGCGACCGGCAACCAGCTCAACGTCACCGACAGCATCCAGACCCTGCTGAGTAAGATCGACCAGATCACGGGGACGTCGAAGCCCTCGACCGCCCATGGCGGTTCGATCACGATCAACACCGACGATGCGGCGAGGCTCAACATCACGAGCTCGAACACGGGGGCGCTGGTTTCGCTCGGTTTCGGTTCGACGCCCGTGATCGCCACGCAACCGCCGCTGCGCGTCGGTTCGTTCCCGGCGAGCTCGGCAACCACGCTGGTGAACGGCTCGGCCAATACGGTGAAATGGTATTTGGGCAATGACGGGCCGGGCTCGCCGCGCTCGACCGCGATGGCACGGGTCGACGATGCCGTCACAGTGCAGTATGGCGCCCAGGCGAATGAGGATGCGATCCGCCGGCAATTGCAGGCGATCGCGGTGTTCGGGACTTTCTCGACCTCGCCGACCGGGCAATATTCGGGCGGGCAGGTTTCCGCGCTGAGCCTGCGCGTGACGCAGGCGCTGACCCAGCAGCCCGGTCAGCAGCGCATCGAGGACATCCAGACCGACATCGCGATGGCCCAGAACACGATGAAGGACGCGACCACGCGCCAGACCCAGGCCAAGGCGCAGCTCCAGACCATCATCGACCAGGCGGAATCGGCCTCGCCGGACCAAGTCGCGAGCCAGATCCTGGCGCTCCAGAACGCGCTCCAGGCGTCCTATCAGGTGACCTCGAACCTGGCGCAACTCTCGCTCGTCAAGTTCTTGTAA